AGCCTAATCGACCGAATCGATATCAAGCACGATGATACCGTCGCGCTGGTAGGTAACATCCGCCCCATCGTTCCAGATATTAGAAGCAAGGCGGGGAAGCTGTATATCTTTGAGAGGGGAGGAATAATAGATGAAGATGTTCTTCCAGATGTAGCTTCTGAAGAACTACTCCCCAAGGCTGATGTCGTCATCATAACGGGAACCGCTATAGCTAACGGAACTATAGATCGGCTGCTAGAGCTTTCAAGGGGCGCCAGATACATCGCTTTAATCGGCCCTTCTGCTACGGTCGTACCCGACCCCCTCTTTGAACGAGGAGTCTCGGCAATAGCAGGAGTTATTGTGGTTGACTCAGAGAAGGCGATGCAGATAGTTTCTGAAGGCGGGGGAACACCTCAACTTAAGGCAGCGGTTAAGTTTGTAGTTATAGAGCCAGCTCTATATTAG
The sequence above is drawn from the Nitrososphaerota archaeon genome and encodes:
- a CDS encoding DUF364 domain-containing protein; amino-acid sequence: MTAVRRIVDALLSSLKSEIPDVDTIKVDKVCLGLGYTGVRLSTGHVGLCHSLLTEASLECCQIVRRAGALAGSPAIALAELIKSWDMGEKVVGAATVNALSQIILAHPSRKYRITEGSLIDRIDIKHDDTVALVGNIRPIVPDIRSKAGKLYIFERGGIIDEDVLPDVASEELLPKADVVIITGTAIANGTIDRLLELSRGARYIALIGPSATVVPDPLFERGVSAIAGVIVVDSEKAMQIVSEGGGTPQLKAAVKFVVIEPALY